Proteins encoded by one window of Mus musculus strain C57BL/6J chromosome 10, GRCm38.p6 C57BL/6J:
- the Ankrd24 gene encoding ankyrin repeat domain-containing protein 24 isoform X20, which produces MAERSCFLRGGHRGQQWVDSPSPCRTALMLACEGGSPETVEVLLQGGAQLSITDALGQDATHYGALTGDKLILQLLHESARRSSPPSASLEEDSGEASSQNSVSSHEKQGAPKKRKAPQPPASTPVPDDRDAYEEIVRLRQERGRLLQKIRGLEQHKERRRKEPLEAEASSVHSLERQVQELQQMLAEKQEEKESLGREVESLQSRLSLLENERENTSYDVATLQDEEGEMPDFPGADALMPKNQSPSAEEIVASLQEQVAQLTRQNQELLEKVQILEEFEKDEAQMAEESQAEVVPLVLYESLRAELEQLRRQYTEAMHSQQQQQEGEPPRAQEGEETAYQEIKDKGITIQNGPSVPDLNGTTYAETKANGMELQAGGSKGVWNTEAGVSEAAPIEPEAAGSEATGKDRLAAKEMDTSATMAEALNVKALGDNAESEPVAAEDTGGKENPGMKADEVDVLAQAGLTGTVIRNMEAIGVRDTGIQATGLEAKAVKTTGVQATVAEVIGVKVTGVQTTAIEAIGVKDTTQVATGAQADCWQATEADCTGAQDTAMEPTGAQATVTETTEAETSGTEDPCAAILHPGAAAAALQAELETRIRGLEEALRRREREAAAELEAARGRFAEAEEAARGRSRELEALRELLATATATGERARTEAAELRQALAASEARVAELSSTVDAAREELERMRGASVPADEHEHALSALRDHVTRLQAQLADLARRHEKTSAEVFQVQREALFMKSERHAAEAQLATAEQQLRGLRTEAERARQAQSRAQEALDKAKEKDKKITDLSKEVFTLKEALKVQQSTPASSKEEEALRGQVTALQQQIQEEAREHGAVVALYRTHLLYAIQGQMDEDVQCILSQILQMQRLQAQGR; this is translated from the exons ATGGCAGAGAGATCCT GCTTCCTGCGTGGTGGACATCGAGGACAGCAGTGGGTGGACAGCCCTTCACCATGCAG GACAGCCTTGATGCTGGCATGTGAGGGGGGCAGCCCTGAGACTGTTGAAGTACTCCTGCAGGGTGGAGCCCAGTTGAGCATCACTGATGCACTGGGCCAGGATGCCACTCACTACGGAGCCCTGACTGGAGACAAACTCATCTTGCAGCTTCTACACGAGTCTGCACGGCGCTCTTCACCTCCCAGTG cctctcTAGAGGAGGACTCCGGAGAGGCCTCATCCCAG AACTCAGTGTCAAGCCATGAGAAACAAGGAGCCCCCAAGAAGAGGAAGGCACCCCAGCCTCCAGCCAGCACACCAGTTCCT GACGATCGGGATGCTTATGAGGAGATTGTACGCCTGAGACAAGAGAGAGGCCGGCTCCTGCAAAAGATCAGGGGCCTGGAACAGCACAAGGAACGGAGGAGGAAGGAG CCCCTGGAGGCGGAGGCCAGCTCAGTGCACAGCCTGGAGAGACAG GTGCAGGAGCTGCAACAGATGCTGgcggagaagcaggaggagaaggagagcctGGGCCGGGAGGTGGAGAGCCTGCAGAGCCGTCTgtccctgctggag aatgagagagaaaacacaagcTATGATGTAGCTACCCTGCAGGATGAGGAGGGTGAGATGCCTGACTTCCCAG gagctgatgcactgATGCCAAAGAACCAGAGTCCATCAGCAGAGGAAATAGTTGCTTCCCTACAGGAGCAGGTGGCTCAGCTCACCAGGCAGAACCAGGAGCTGCTGGAAAAGGTccag atccTTGAGGAGTTTGAAAAGGATGAGGCGCAGATGGCAGAAGAAAGTCAGGCCGAGGTCGTCCCCCTGGTCTTGTATGAATCCTTACGGGCAGAGCTTGAGCAGCTTCGGAGGCAATACACAGAGGCCATGCAttcgcagcagcagcagcaggagggggAGCCACCCAGGGCTCAAGAAGGAGAAGAGACAGCATACCAGGAAATCAAGGATAAGGGAATCACTATCCAGAATGGACCCAGCGTCCCAGACCTCAACGGCACCACATATGCAGAAACCAAAGCAAATGGAATGGAACTCCAAGCAGGAGGCTCCAAGGGTGTCTGGAATACTGAAGCAGGGGTTTCAGAAGCAGCACCCATAGAACCCGAGGCTGCAGGTTCAGAGGCCACGGGGAAAGACAGACTGGCAGCCAAGGAAATGGACACTAGTGCTACTATGGCTGAGGCCCTAAATGTGAAAGCTCTAGGTGACAATGCCGAAAGTGAGCCAGTGGCTGCCGAAGAtacaggaggaaaagagaatCCAGGAATGAAAGCTGATGAGGTGGATGTGTTGGCACAGGCAGGGCTCACAGGTACAGTGATTAGAAACATGGAGGCCATCGGAGTGCGGGATACAGGAATTCAGGCCACAGGATTAGAGGCTAAGGCAGTGAAGACCACTGGAGTGCAGGCCACAGTGGCGGAGGTCATAGGAGTGAAGGTCACAGGAGTGCAGACCACAGCGATAGAAGCTAtaggagtcaaggacaccaccCAGGTGGCCACAGGAGCGCAGGCCGATTGCTGGCAGGCCACGGAGGCAGACTGCACCGGAGCGCAGGACACAGCTATGGAGCCCACGGGGGCACAGGCCACTGTGACAGAGACTACGGAAGCCGAGACCAGCGGCACGGAGGACCCTTGCGCTGCGATCCTGCACccgggggcggcggcggcggcgctgcAGGCCGAGCTGGAGACCCGGATCCGCGGTCTGGAGGAGGCGCTACGCAGAAGGGAGCGGGAGGCTGCGGCCGAGTTAGAGGCTGCTCGGGGCCGTTTTGCAGAGGCTGAGGAGGCGGCGCGGGGGCGGAGCCGCGAGCTAGAGGCGCTTCGGGAATTGCTGGCCACGGCCACGGCTACCGGCGAGCGCGCACGCACAGAGGCCGCCGAGTTGCGCCAAGCGCTAGCTGCCTCCGAGGCTCGGGTCGCCGAACTCAGCTCTACCGTGGACGCCGCTCGCGAGGAGCTGGAGCGCATGCGCGGGGCCTCGGTTCCTGCGGACGAGCACGAGCACGCGCTGAGCGCCCTGCGCGACCACGTGACCCGGCTGCAGGCGCAGCTGGCGGACCTGGCGCGCAGGCACGAGAAGACTAGCGCAGAGGTCTTCCAG GTGCAGCGTGAGGCATTGTTTATGAAGAGCGAGAGGCACGCAGCCGAGGCCCAGCTGGCCACGGCCGAGCAGCAGCTCCGGGGGCTTCGTACAGAGGCCGAGAGGGCGCGCCAGGCCCAGAGCCGTGCCCAGGAGGCCCTGGACAAAGCCAAGGAGAAGGACAAGAAG ATCACAGACCTGTCCAAAGAAGTCTTTACACTGAAGGAGGCTCTGAAGGTGCAGCAGTCCACCCCAGCCAGCTCCAAGGAGGAGGAGGCTCTGCGCGGCCAGGTGACAGCCCTGCAGCAGCAGATACAG GAGGAGGCCCGGGAGCATGGCGCTGTGGTGGCTTTATACCGCACCCATCTCCTGTATGCCATTCAG GGACAGATGGATGAGGATGTACAGTGCATTTTGAGCCAGATTCTGCAGATGCAGCGGCTTCAGGCTCAGGGTCGCTGA
- the Ankrd24 gene encoding ankyrin repeat domain-containing protein 24 isoform X11: MRGAAGCLEVMLAQGADVMSTDGAGYNALHLAAKYGHPECLKQLLEASCVVDIEDSSGWTALHHAAAGGCLSCSKLLCSFKAHMNPRDRSGATPLIIAAQMCHTDLCRLLLQQGAATNDQDLQGRTALMLACEGGSPETVEVLLQGGAQLSITDALGQDATHYGALTGDKLILQLLHESARRSSPPSASLEEDSGEASSQNSVSSHEKQGAPKKRKAPQPPASTPVPDDRDAYEEIVRLRQERGRLLQKIRGLEQHKERRRKEPLEAEASSVHSLERQVQELQQMLAEKQEEKESLGREVESLQSRLSLLENERENTSYDVATLQDEEGEMPDFPGADALMPKNQSPSAEEIVASLQEQVAQLTRQNQELLEKVQILEEFEKDEAQMAEESQAEVVPLVLYESLRAELEQLRRQYTEAMHSQQQQQEGEPPRAQEGEETAYQEIKDKGITIQNGPSVPDLNGTTYAETKANGMELQAGGSKGVWNTEAGVSEAAPIEPEAAGSEATGKDRLAAKEMDTSATMAEALNVKALGDNAESEPVAAEDTGGKENPGMKADEVDVLAQAGLTGTVIRNMEAIGVRDTGIQATGLEAKAVKTTGVQATVAEVIGVKVTGVQTTAIEAIGVKDTTQVATGAQADCWQATEADCTGAQDTAMEPTGAQATVTETTEAETSGTEDPCAAILHPGAAAAALQAELETRIRGLEEALRRREREAAAELEAARGRFAEAEEAARGRSRELEALRELLATATATGERARTEAAELRQALAASEARVAELSSTVDAAREELERMRGASVPADEHEHALSALRDHVTRLQAQLADLARRHEKTSAEVFQVQREALFMKSERHAAEAQLATAEQQLRGLRTEAERARQAQSRAQEALDKAKEKDKKITDLSKEVFTLKEALKVQQSTPASSKEEEALRGQVTALQQQIQEEAREHGAVVALYRTHLLYAIQGQMDEDVQCILSQILQMQRLQAQGR, encoded by the exons gTTACAATGCCCTTCACCTGGCAGCCAAGTACGGGCACCCAGAGTGTCTGAAGCAACTCTTGGAG GCTTCCTGCGTGGTGGACATCGAGGACAGCAGTGGGTGGACAGCCCTTCACCATGCAG CGGCTGGTGGTTGTCTGTCCTGCTCAAAGCTGCTCTGTTCCTTTAAGGCACACATGAACCCCCGGGACCGG TCGGGTGCCACACCCCTCATCATAGCGGCTCAGATGTGTCACACAGATCTGTGCCGCCTCCTCCTACAGCAGGGGGCTGCCACAAATGACCAGGACCTGCAAGGCAG GACAGCCTTGATGCTGGCATGTGAGGGGGGCAGCCCTGAGACTGTTGAAGTACTCCTGCAGGGTGGAGCCCAGTTGAGCATCACTGATGCACTGGGCCAGGATGCCACTCACTACGGAGCCCTGACTGGAGACAAACTCATCTTGCAGCTTCTACACGAGTCTGCACGGCGCTCTTCACCTCCCAGTG cctctcTAGAGGAGGACTCCGGAGAGGCCTCATCCCAG AACTCAGTGTCAAGCCATGAGAAACAAGGAGCCCCCAAGAAGAGGAAGGCACCCCAGCCTCCAGCCAGCACACCAGTTCCT GACGATCGGGATGCTTATGAGGAGATTGTACGCCTGAGACAAGAGAGAGGCCGGCTCCTGCAAAAGATCAGGGGCCTGGAACAGCACAAGGAACGGAGGAGGAAGGAG CCCCTGGAGGCGGAGGCCAGCTCAGTGCACAGCCTGGAGAGACAG GTGCAGGAGCTGCAACAGATGCTGgcggagaagcaggaggagaaggagagcctGGGCCGGGAGGTGGAGAGCCTGCAGAGCCGTCTgtccctgctggag aatgagagagaaaacacaagcTATGATGTAGCTACCCTGCAGGATGAGGAGGGTGAGATGCCTGACTTCCCAG gagctgatgcactgATGCCAAAGAACCAGAGTCCATCAGCAGAGGAAATAGTTGCTTCCCTACAGGAGCAGGTGGCTCAGCTCACCAGGCAGAACCAGGAGCTGCTGGAAAAGGTccag atccTTGAGGAGTTTGAAAAGGATGAGGCGCAGATGGCAGAAGAAAGTCAGGCCGAGGTCGTCCCCCTGGTCTTGTATGAATCCTTACGGGCAGAGCTTGAGCAGCTTCGGAGGCAATACACAGAGGCCATGCAttcgcagcagcagcagcaggagggggAGCCACCCAGGGCTCAAGAAGGAGAAGAGACAGCATACCAGGAAATCAAGGATAAGGGAATCACTATCCAGAATGGACCCAGCGTCCCAGACCTCAACGGCACCACATATGCAGAAACCAAAGCAAATGGAATGGAACTCCAAGCAGGAGGCTCCAAGGGTGTCTGGAATACTGAAGCAGGGGTTTCAGAAGCAGCACCCATAGAACCCGAGGCTGCAGGTTCAGAGGCCACGGGGAAAGACAGACTGGCAGCCAAGGAAATGGACACTAGTGCTACTATGGCTGAGGCCCTAAATGTGAAAGCTCTAGGTGACAATGCCGAAAGTGAGCCAGTGGCTGCCGAAGAtacaggaggaaaagagaatCCAGGAATGAAAGCTGATGAGGTGGATGTGTTGGCACAGGCAGGGCTCACAGGTACAGTGATTAGAAACATGGAGGCCATCGGAGTGCGGGATACAGGAATTCAGGCCACAGGATTAGAGGCTAAGGCAGTGAAGACCACTGGAGTGCAGGCCACAGTGGCGGAGGTCATAGGAGTGAAGGTCACAGGAGTGCAGACCACAGCGATAGAAGCTAtaggagtcaaggacaccaccCAGGTGGCCACAGGAGCGCAGGCCGATTGCTGGCAGGCCACGGAGGCAGACTGCACCGGAGCGCAGGACACAGCTATGGAGCCCACGGGGGCACAGGCCACTGTGACAGAGACTACGGAAGCCGAGACCAGCGGCACGGAGGACCCTTGCGCTGCGATCCTGCACccgggggcggcggcggcggcgctgcAGGCCGAGCTGGAGACCCGGATCCGCGGTCTGGAGGAGGCGCTACGCAGAAGGGAGCGGGAGGCTGCGGCCGAGTTAGAGGCTGCTCGGGGCCGTTTTGCAGAGGCTGAGGAGGCGGCGCGGGGGCGGAGCCGCGAGCTAGAGGCGCTTCGGGAATTGCTGGCCACGGCCACGGCTACCGGCGAGCGCGCACGCACAGAGGCCGCCGAGTTGCGCCAAGCGCTAGCTGCCTCCGAGGCTCGGGTCGCCGAACTCAGCTCTACCGTGGACGCCGCTCGCGAGGAGCTGGAGCGCATGCGCGGGGCCTCGGTTCCTGCGGACGAGCACGAGCACGCGCTGAGCGCCCTGCGCGACCACGTGACCCGGCTGCAGGCGCAGCTGGCGGACCTGGCGCGCAGGCACGAGAAGACTAGCGCAGAGGTCTTCCAG GTGCAGCGTGAGGCATTGTTTATGAAGAGCGAGAGGCACGCAGCCGAGGCCCAGCTGGCCACGGCCGAGCAGCAGCTCCGGGGGCTTCGTACAGAGGCCGAGAGGGCGCGCCAGGCCCAGAGCCGTGCCCAGGAGGCCCTGGACAAAGCCAAGGAGAAGGACAAGAAG ATCACAGACCTGTCCAAAGAAGTCTTTACACTGAAGGAGGCTCTGAAGGTGCAGCAGTCCACCCCAGCCAGCTCCAAGGAGGAGGAGGCTCTGCGCGGCCAGGTGACAGCCCTGCAGCAGCAGATACAG GAGGAGGCCCGGGAGCATGGCGCTGTGGTGGCTTTATACCGCACCCATCTCCTGTATGCCATTCAG GGACAGATGGATGAGGATGTACAGTGCATTTTGAGCCAGATTCTGCAGATGCAGCGGCTTCAGGCTCAGGGTCGCTGA
- the Ankrd24 gene encoding ankyrin repeat domain-containing protein 24 isoform X10, translating into MKTLRARFKKTEGQDWGKSDQRLLQAVENNDVARVASLIAHKGLVPTKLDPEGKSAFHLAAMRGAAGCLEVMLAQGADVMSTDGAGYNALHLAAKYGHPECLKQLLEASCVVDIEDSSGWTALHHAAAGGCLSCSKLLCSFKAHMNPRDRSGATPLIIAAQMCHTDLCRLLLQQGAATNDQDLQGRTALMLACEGGSPETVEVLLQGGAQLSITDALGQDATHYGALTGDKLILQLLHESARRSSPPSASLEEDSGEASSQNSVSSHEKQGAPKKRKAPQPPASTPVPDDRDAYEEIVRLRQERGRLLQKIRGLEQHKERRRKEPLEAEASSVHSLERQVQELQQMLAEKQEEKESLGREVESLQSRLSLLENERENTSYDVATLQDEEGEMPDFPGADALMPKNQSPSAEEIVASLQEQVAQLTRQNQELLEKVQILEEFEKDEAQMAEESQAEVVPLVLYESLRAELEQLRRQYTEAMHSQQQQQEGEPPRAQEGEETAYQEIKDKGITIQNGPSVPDLNGTTYAETKANGMELQAGGSKGVWNTEAGVSEAAPIEPEAAGSEATGKDRLAAKEMDTSATMAEALNVKALGDNAESEPVAAEDTGGKENPGMKADEVDVLAQAGLTGTVIRNMEAIGVRDTGIQATGLEAKAVKTTGVQATVAEVIGVKVTGVQTTAIEAIGVKDTTQVATGAQADCWQATEADCTGAQDTAMEPTGAQATVTETTEAETSGTEDPCAAILHPGAAAAALQAELETRIRGLEEALRRREREAAAELEAARGRFAEAEEAARGRSRELEALRELLATATATGERARTEAAELRQALAASEARVAELSSTVDAAREELERMRGASVPADEHEHALSALRDHVTRLQAQLADLARRHEKTSAEVFQITDLSKEVFTLKEALKVQQSTPASSKEEEALRGQVTALQQQIQEEAREHGAVVALYRTHLLYAIQGQMDEDVQCILSQILQMQRLQAQGR; encoded by the exons gTTACAATGCCCTTCACCTGGCAGCCAAGTACGGGCACCCAGAGTGTCTGAAGCAACTCTTGGAG GCTTCCTGCGTGGTGGACATCGAGGACAGCAGTGGGTGGACAGCCCTTCACCATGCAG CGGCTGGTGGTTGTCTGTCCTGCTCAAAGCTGCTCTGTTCCTTTAAGGCACACATGAACCCCCGGGACCGG TCGGGTGCCACACCCCTCATCATAGCGGCTCAGATGTGTCACACAGATCTGTGCCGCCTCCTCCTACAGCAGGGGGCTGCCACAAATGACCAGGACCTGCAAGGCAG GACAGCCTTGATGCTGGCATGTGAGGGGGGCAGCCCTGAGACTGTTGAAGTACTCCTGCAGGGTGGAGCCCAGTTGAGCATCACTGATGCACTGGGCCAGGATGCCACTCACTACGGAGCCCTGACTGGAGACAAACTCATCTTGCAGCTTCTACACGAGTCTGCACGGCGCTCTTCACCTCCCAGTG cctctcTAGAGGAGGACTCCGGAGAGGCCTCATCCCAG AACTCAGTGTCAAGCCATGAGAAACAAGGAGCCCCCAAGAAGAGGAAGGCACCCCAGCCTCCAGCCAGCACACCAGTTCCT GACGATCGGGATGCTTATGAGGAGATTGTACGCCTGAGACAAGAGAGAGGCCGGCTCCTGCAAAAGATCAGGGGCCTGGAACAGCACAAGGAACGGAGGAGGAAGGAG CCCCTGGAGGCGGAGGCCAGCTCAGTGCACAGCCTGGAGAGACAG GTGCAGGAGCTGCAACAGATGCTGgcggagaagcaggaggagaaggagagcctGGGCCGGGAGGTGGAGAGCCTGCAGAGCCGTCTgtccctgctggag aatgagagagaaaacacaagcTATGATGTAGCTACCCTGCAGGATGAGGAGGGTGAGATGCCTGACTTCCCAG gagctgatgcactgATGCCAAAGAACCAGAGTCCATCAGCAGAGGAAATAGTTGCTTCCCTACAGGAGCAGGTGGCTCAGCTCACCAGGCAGAACCAGGAGCTGCTGGAAAAGGTccag atccTTGAGGAGTTTGAAAAGGATGAGGCGCAGATGGCAGAAGAAAGTCAGGCCGAGGTCGTCCCCCTGGTCTTGTATGAATCCTTACGGGCAGAGCTTGAGCAGCTTCGGAGGCAATACACAGAGGCCATGCAttcgcagcagcagcagcaggagggggAGCCACCCAGGGCTCAAGAAGGAGAAGAGACAGCATACCAGGAAATCAAGGATAAGGGAATCACTATCCAGAATGGACCCAGCGTCCCAGACCTCAACGGCACCACATATGCAGAAACCAAAGCAAATGGAATGGAACTCCAAGCAGGAGGCTCCAAGGGTGTCTGGAATACTGAAGCAGGGGTTTCAGAAGCAGCACCCATAGAACCCGAGGCTGCAGGTTCAGAGGCCACGGGGAAAGACAGACTGGCAGCCAAGGAAATGGACACTAGTGCTACTATGGCTGAGGCCCTAAATGTGAAAGCTCTAGGTGACAATGCCGAAAGTGAGCCAGTGGCTGCCGAAGAtacaggaggaaaagagaatCCAGGAATGAAAGCTGATGAGGTGGATGTGTTGGCACAGGCAGGGCTCACAGGTACAGTGATTAGAAACATGGAGGCCATCGGAGTGCGGGATACAGGAATTCAGGCCACAGGATTAGAGGCTAAGGCAGTGAAGACCACTGGAGTGCAGGCCACAGTGGCGGAGGTCATAGGAGTGAAGGTCACAGGAGTGCAGACCACAGCGATAGAAGCTAtaggagtcaaggacaccaccCAGGTGGCCACAGGAGCGCAGGCCGATTGCTGGCAGGCCACGGAGGCAGACTGCACCGGAGCGCAGGACACAGCTATGGAGCCCACGGGGGCACAGGCCACTGTGACAGAGACTACGGAAGCCGAGACCAGCGGCACGGAGGACCCTTGCGCTGCGATCCTGCACccgggggcggcggcggcggcgctgcAGGCCGAGCTGGAGACCCGGATCCGCGGTCTGGAGGAGGCGCTACGCAGAAGGGAGCGGGAGGCTGCGGCCGAGTTAGAGGCTGCTCGGGGCCGTTTTGCAGAGGCTGAGGAGGCGGCGCGGGGGCGGAGCCGCGAGCTAGAGGCGCTTCGGGAATTGCTGGCCACGGCCACGGCTACCGGCGAGCGCGCACGCACAGAGGCCGCCGAGTTGCGCCAAGCGCTAGCTGCCTCCGAGGCTCGGGTCGCCGAACTCAGCTCTACCGTGGACGCCGCTCGCGAGGAGCTGGAGCGCATGCGCGGGGCCTCGGTTCCTGCGGACGAGCACGAGCACGCGCTGAGCGCCCTGCGCGACCACGTGACCCGGCTGCAGGCGCAGCTGGCGGACCTGGCGCGCAGGCACGAGAAGACTAGCGCAGAGGTCTTCCAG ATCACAGACCTGTCCAAAGAAGTCTTTACACTGAAGGAGGCTCTGAAGGTGCAGCAGTCCACCCCAGCCAGCTCCAAGGAGGAGGAGGCTCTGCGCGGCCAGGTGACAGCCCTGCAGCAGCAGATACAG GAGGAGGCCCGGGAGCATGGCGCTGTGGTGGCTTTATACCGCACCCATCTCCTGTATGCCATTCAG GGACAGATGGATGAGGATGTACAGTGCATTTTGAGCCAGATTCTGCAGATGCAGCGGCTTCAGGCTCAGGGTCGCTGA